In the Oryza glaberrima chromosome 6, OglaRS2, whole genome shotgun sequence genome, one interval contains:
- the LOC127777340 gene encoding uncharacterized protein LOC127777340, translating to MQGERDDEAGCFPAGDGGGGKGKAPSPPPPPPSHEIDGGHRRGLIRRRRRWRPVRGEVFAVGFMVAGAAYFLLADALAAGRRDDPADGDGDDDPSGGWFFAAYVLWITGLNLLYVLDYLMN from the coding sequence ATGCAAGGGGAGAGAGACGACGAGGCGGGTTGTTTtccggcgggagacggcggaggcggcaaaGGCAAggcgccgtccccgccgccgccgccgccgagccacgAGATCGACGGTGGGCACCGACGCGGGCtgatcaggcggcggcggaggtggaggcctgTCCGCGGCGAGGTGTTCGCCGTCGGGTTCATGGTGGCTGGTGCCGCGTACTTCCTTCTCGCCGACGCTCTCGCGGCGGGGCGCCGGGACGAcccggccgacggcgacggcgacgacgacccttCCGGCGGGTGGTTCTTCGCCGCCTACGTGCTCTGGATCACGGGGCTGAACCTGTTGTACGTGCTGGATTATCTGATGAACTGA